Proteins from a single region of Streptomyces glaucescens:
- a CDS encoding family 49 glycosyl hydrolase, whose amino-acid sequence MPAARLSRLAALAAGLALALAGAVVPAGTAGARPLPAQAADAAEAAAITTADSPQLKTWWHDNHEFNTTSPVANDKVRRSSFYDVQVATAAAPAARFDSFAYMSIPRSGKGKIGYTKEDGAEFSSSAGLTMSWSSFQYATDVWVDVSLRTGQTISSADQVNIKPSSLGFAKQLVDGDTVRVKVPYSPAGHRFSVEFDPQLYTAYNDMSGPANDAGRLTTQGGGGNRAIHTEPRNSMMIFAEPAPTGAEADRLIPTASSGTIYYPPQGQVTGLNTISQEIVYFRPGTYYMTSKYHALLPKQVKWVYLAPGAYVKGAIRFPDDSQGLYKVTGYGVLSGEQYVYEADTNNNYDHLSGASNCHSSCVKMLQFASAQGRQQHLDLQGVTINEPPYHSFVVYGDEQTFSMRVENYKQVGSWYWQTDGIELYRGSTMKNTFFNANDDVLKMYHSDVSIDNTVIWKNENGPVIQWGWTPRTIDNVRVNNTHVIHNRMYWKDVKYNTCILNSSSHWEDMGSTAKADPNAWVRNMTFENITVEGMTNCAIRVFALSSTENIHVKNLKIDAWSQLDPSSQVSLLKRYTNSAGQKVTLGNETRDSRGLKLENYTVGGTVIQKSGGNWAADKLGRIGFDAETWDNWNAWGPGGGNPGPDPVTGGKIVNGATAKCVDRAGGSTANGTAVQQWTCADVASMSWTLDGQHLKSGGKCMDVEGGATANGTKAHLWDCGTWDSQKWAFQADGTLKNLKSGRCLDIAAQSTADGARLHLWDCGGWASQKWTLTS is encoded by the coding sequence ATGCCCGCAGCAAGACTGAGCCGGCTGGCGGCGCTCGCCGCCGGCCTGGCGCTCGCCCTGGCCGGCGCCGTGGTGCCCGCCGGTACGGCGGGCGCGCGGCCGCTCCCGGCCCAGGCGGCGGATGCCGCCGAGGCGGCGGCCATCACCACCGCCGACAGTCCACAGCTCAAGACGTGGTGGCACGACAACCACGAGTTCAACACCACCAGCCCGGTGGCGAACGACAAGGTGCGCCGCTCGTCGTTCTACGACGTGCAGGTCGCCACCGCGGCGGCCCCCGCGGCGCGGTTCGACTCCTTCGCCTACATGAGCATCCCGCGCAGCGGGAAGGGAAAGATCGGCTACACCAAGGAGGACGGCGCCGAGTTCTCCTCCTCGGCCGGCCTGACGATGAGCTGGTCGTCGTTCCAGTACGCCACCGACGTGTGGGTGGACGTCTCGTTGAGGACGGGGCAGACGATCTCCTCGGCCGACCAGGTCAACATCAAGCCCAGCAGCCTCGGCTTCGCCAAGCAACTCGTCGACGGCGACACCGTCCGTGTGAAGGTGCCCTACAGCCCGGCCGGCCACCGGTTCTCCGTGGAGTTCGACCCGCAGCTGTACACCGCCTACAACGACATGTCCGGCCCCGCGAACGACGCCGGCAGGCTCACCACGCAGGGCGGGGGCGGCAACCGGGCCATCCACACCGAGCCCCGCAACTCCATGATGATCTTCGCGGAGCCGGCACCCACGGGCGCGGAGGCGGACCGGCTGATCCCCACCGCGTCCTCCGGCACCATCTACTACCCGCCGCAGGGCCAGGTCACCGGCCTGAACACGATAAGCCAGGAGATCGTGTACTTCCGGCCCGGCACCTACTACATGACATCCAAGTACCACGCGCTGCTGCCCAAGCAGGTCAAGTGGGTCTACCTCGCCCCCGGCGCGTATGTGAAGGGCGCCATCCGCTTCCCCGACGACAGCCAGGGCCTGTACAAGGTGACCGGCTACGGGGTGCTCTCCGGTGAGCAGTACGTCTACGAGGCGGACACCAACAACAACTACGACCACCTCTCGGGTGCGTCCAACTGTCACTCCAGCTGTGTGAAGATGCTGCAGTTCGCCTCCGCGCAGGGCCGGCAGCAGCACCTCGACCTGCAGGGCGTGACCATCAACGAACCGCCCTACCACTCCTTCGTCGTCTACGGCGACGAGCAGACCTTCAGCATGCGGGTCGAGAACTACAAGCAGGTCGGCTCGTGGTACTGGCAGACCGACGGCATCGAGCTGTACCGCGGCAGCACCATGAAGAACACGTTCTTCAACGCCAACGACGACGTGCTGAAGATGTACCACAGCGACGTCAGCATCGATAACACCGTCATCTGGAAGAACGAGAACGGCCCCGTCATCCAGTGGGGCTGGACCCCCCGCACCATCGACAACGTCCGCGTGAACAACACCCACGTCATCCACAACCGGATGTACTGGAAGGACGTCAAGTACAACACCTGCATCCTCAACTCCTCCTCGCACTGGGAGGACATGGGCTCGACCGCCAAGGCCGATCCCAACGCGTGGGTGAGGAACATGACGTTCGAGAACATCACCGTCGAGGGCATGACGAACTGCGCCATCCGCGTCTTCGCCCTCTCCAGCACCGAGAACATCCACGTCAAGAACCTCAAGATCGACGCCTGGAGCCAGCTCGACCCCTCCTCCCAGGTCAGCCTGCTCAAGCGGTACACCAACTCCGCCGGGCAGAAGGTGACTCTCGGCAACGAGACCCGAGACAGCCGCGGGCTGAAGCTGGAGAACTACACCGTCGGCGGCACCGTCATCCAGAAGTCCGGCGGCAACTGGGCGGCCGACAAGCTCGGCCGCATCGGCTTCGACGCCGAGACCTGGGACAACTGGAACGCCTGGGGACCGGGGGGCGGCAACCCCGGCCCCGACCCGGTCACCGGCGGCAAGATCGTCAACGGTGCGACCGCCAAGTGCGTCGACCGTGCCGGCGGCTCCACCGCCAACGGCACCGCCGTCCAGCAGTGGACCTGCGCCGATGTGGCCTCGATGAGCTGGACGCTCGACGGGCAGCACCTGAAGTCGGGCGGCAAGTGCATGGACGTCGAAGGCGGCGCCACCGCCAACGGCACCAAGGCACACCTGTGGGACTGCGGCACCTGGGACAGCCAGAAGTGGGCCTTCCAGGCCGACGGCACCCTGAAGAACCTCAAGTCCGGCCGCTGCCTGGACATCGCCGCCCAGAGCACCGCCGACGGCGCCCGCCTGCACCTGTGGGACTGCGGGGGCTGGGCCAGTCAGAAGTGGACCCTCACCTCCTGA
- a CDS encoding ROK family transcriptional regulator, with protein sequence MTPSKIRFSELVGEQTRAEIFAAVLTAGPISRTQLAQRLGLVPSSVTRMLPPLLEHDYLRELDTAPTGRGRPQKMLQVNPDKHIVVGAKIGPAQVSAVVTDMAAGVLARDEVPIADCTPETALSAVADLTRRLLAEAPEAADRVLGLGVGVSGHVDSQAGVCRYSALLDWNKVDVAGPLRQATGLPVVVNNDVNTLVVAERWFGQGRDVDSFAVVTVGPGIGCGLLLDGALFSGATGLAGELGHLPLDPAGPMCSCGRRGCLEALAGDRAVLRHLRDAGVDCAGIAEAMDLARSHPGTARSIARSAFTETGTALGRGLAGLCNLLNLQKIIIAGEGAVAHDLFGPAMTRAMQAHAFSTAAQDCDIHVDPAHHDLWARGAACLVIQDAVGAALS encoded by the coding sequence ATGACCCCGTCCAAGATCCGTTTCTCGGAGCTTGTCGGTGAGCAGACCCGTGCGGAGATCTTCGCCGCCGTGCTCACCGCGGGGCCCATCTCCCGCACCCAGCTCGCCCAGCGGCTCGGGCTGGTGCCTTCCAGCGTGACCCGGATGCTGCCTCCACTGCTGGAGCACGACTATCTCCGCGAGCTGGACACCGCCCCGACCGGGCGGGGCCGGCCGCAGAAGATGCTCCAGGTCAACCCGGACAAGCACATCGTGGTCGGGGCGAAGATCGGACCGGCGCAGGTGTCCGCGGTGGTCACCGACATGGCCGCAGGCGTCCTGGCCCGCGATGAGGTACCGATCGCGGACTGCACTCCCGAAACCGCCCTGTCCGCCGTCGCCGACCTGACCCGGCGGCTTCTGGCCGAGGCGCCCGAAGCGGCGGACAGGGTCCTCGGACTGGGGGTGGGGGTCAGCGGTCACGTCGACTCCCAGGCCGGAGTCTGCCGCTACTCGGCCCTCCTGGACTGGAACAAGGTCGATGTGGCAGGCCCGCTGCGGCAGGCCACCGGCCTCCCCGTGGTCGTCAACAACGACGTCAACACGCTCGTCGTGGCCGAGCGCTGGTTCGGCCAGGGCCGCGACGTGGACTCCTTCGCCGTCGTGACCGTCGGGCCCGGCATCGGCTGCGGCCTGCTCCTGGACGGCGCCCTCTTCTCCGGCGCGACGGGCCTGGCCGGTGAACTCGGCCATCTGCCCCTCGACCCCGCGGGCCCGATGTGCAGCTGCGGACGCCGCGGGTGCCTGGAAGCCCTTGCCGGCGACCGTGCCGTCCTGCGCCACCTGCGGGACGCCGGAGTCGACTGCGCCGGCATCGCCGAGGCGATGGATCTGGCCCGCTCACACCCCGGCACGGCCCGTTCCATCGCCCGCTCCGCCTTCACCGAGACCGGCACCGCCCTCGGCCGGGGCCTTGCGGGCCTGTGCAACCTGCTGAACCTCCAGAAGATCATCATCGCCGGGGAGGGCGCGGTCGCCCACGACCTGTTCGGCCCTGCCATGACCCGGGCGATGCAGGCCCATGCCTTCTCCACCGCCGCCCAGGACTGCGACATCCACGTCGACCCGGCGCACCACGACCTGTGGGCCCGGGGCGCGGCCTGCCTCGTCATCCAGGACGCGGTCGGCGCGGCGCTGTCCTGA
- a CDS encoding alpha-glucosidase — MPENAAGPADSWWSNAVVYQIYPRSFADSDADGVGDLQGIIERLDYLSQLGVDVLWLSPVYPSPHDDNGYDISDYQDIDPLFGTLADFDRLLAGVHERGMKLIMDLVVNHTSDEHPWFTASRDGGPGGDKRDWYIWRPPREGMEPGTAGAEPNNWESWFSGPAWTFDEASGEYYLHTFSRKQPDLNWDNPEVRQAVHAMMRWWLDRGVDGFRMDVINLISKDPALPDGIVPEGARYGFGHPYYVCGPRVHDYIAEMHREVFAGHPRRLLTVGEMPGVTVEEAKLFTDPSRRELDMVFQFEHVGLDQGPGGKFDVRPLKLTDLKASLGRWQTGLGETGWNSLYWNNHDQPRVVSRFGDDSPAHRDRSAKLLATVLHLHRGTPYVYQGEELAMANAPFASIDDFRDIESLNHYRDQIALGTDEAHILEGLRHRSRDNARTPMQWDATQHAGFTTGTPWIAVNPDHVDVNAKAQLADPDSVFHYYRRLIELRHTEPAVTHGDFHMLHPDHEQLYAFIRHDAATGTELLVLANFGPTDLTVDLPDGWEDSETLIANMPAAAPLTSPHTLRPWEARVHRRATA; from the coding sequence GTGCCCGAAAACGCGGCCGGTCCCGCCGACTCCTGGTGGAGCAACGCGGTGGTCTACCAGATCTACCCCCGCAGCTTCGCCGACTCCGACGCGGACGGCGTCGGAGACCTCCAGGGCATCATCGAGCGCCTCGACTACCTGTCCCAGCTCGGCGTCGACGTGCTGTGGCTCTCCCCGGTGTACCCCTCGCCGCACGACGACAACGGCTACGACATCAGCGACTACCAGGACATCGACCCGCTGTTCGGCACCCTCGCCGACTTCGACCGGCTGCTGGCCGGCGTACACGAGCGCGGCATGAAACTCATCATGGACCTGGTCGTCAACCACACCAGCGACGAGCACCCCTGGTTCACCGCCTCCCGCGACGGCGGCCCCGGCGGCGACAAGCGCGACTGGTACATCTGGCGCCCGCCCCGCGAAGGCATGGAGCCCGGAACCGCGGGAGCGGAACCGAACAACTGGGAGTCGTGGTTCTCCGGCCCCGCCTGGACCTTCGACGAGGCGTCCGGCGAGTACTACCTGCACACCTTCTCCCGCAAACAGCCCGACCTGAACTGGGACAACCCCGAGGTCCGGCAGGCCGTCCACGCGATGATGCGCTGGTGGCTCGACCGGGGCGTGGACGGCTTCCGCATGGACGTCATCAACCTGATCTCCAAGGACCCGGCCCTCCCGGACGGCATCGTCCCCGAAGGCGCCCGCTACGGTTTCGGCCACCCGTACTACGTGTGCGGACCGCGTGTCCACGACTACATCGCCGAGATGCACCGCGAGGTCTTCGCCGGCCACCCCCGCCGGCTGCTCACCGTCGGCGAGATGCCCGGCGTCACGGTGGAGGAGGCCAAGCTCTTCACCGACCCCTCCCGCCGCGAGCTCGACATGGTCTTCCAGTTCGAGCACGTCGGTCTCGACCAGGGCCCGGGCGGGAAGTTCGACGTCCGTCCGCTGAAGCTGACCGACCTCAAGGCCAGCCTCGGCCGCTGGCAGACCGGCCTGGGCGAGACCGGCTGGAACAGCCTGTACTGGAACAACCACGACCAGCCGCGTGTCGTCTCCCGCTTCGGCGACGACAGCCCGGCCCACCGCGACCGATCCGCCAAGCTGCTGGCCACCGTCCTGCACCTGCACCGCGGCACGCCGTACGTCTACCAGGGCGAAGAGCTCGCGATGGCCAACGCCCCGTTCGCCTCCATCGACGACTTCCGCGACATCGAGTCCCTCAACCACTACCGCGACCAGATCGCCCTCGGTACCGACGAGGCGCACATCCTCGAAGGGCTGCGCCACCGCAGCCGCGACAACGCCCGCACCCCGATGCAGTGGGACGCCACCCAGCACGCCGGCTTCACCACCGGCACACCCTGGATCGCCGTGAACCCCGACCACGTCGACGTCAACGCGAAGGCCCAGCTCGCCGACCCCGACTCGGTCTTCCACTACTACCGGCGCCTGATCGAGCTGCGGCACACCGAGCCCGCCGTCACCCACGGCGACTTCCACATGCTGCACCCCGACCACGAGCAGCTCTACGCCTTCATCCGGCACGACGCCGCCACCGGCACCGAACTGCTCGTCCTGGCCAACTTCGGCCCGACCGACCTGACCGTCGACCTGCCCGACGGCTGGGAGGACAGCGAGACCCTCATCGCCAACATGCCCGCCGCCGCACCCCTCACGAGCCCGCACACCCTGCGCCCGTGGGAAGCCCGCGTCCACCGCCGCGCCACCGCCTGA
- a CDS encoding extracellular solute-binding protein: protein MNNPRTRTTLRRRSLLLAASALTLLAPLAACGGSGTAEGDGKTLRLWHYEQEDGALSKAWDAAIAEFKRTHPDVKVVFERKTFEQIQQNAGMILNSDKAPDVMEYNKGNATTGLLAKQGLLTDLTPVVEERGWDKKMSESASVTARYDKGEMGGDKWYGIPNYGEFVLTYYNDDLFEKYDVDKPTDFKSFEAALAKFKAAGITPLANAGNDHPAGHWLYLLALSKANDTWVDDYQLYAGKVDFHGPEMTYAVDKYQEWLDKGYFDKKDVGLKGSDMTEQFVSQKRPIMVGGNWWFGGLSTDIDTFEWSTAPYPGSEKTLGSGGNHWVIPTKAKNKELAEDFIDITMSDKIQKLIGEGGSVPIAAQANTITNPKAKELITAFDSYQSINGLAFYPDWPVPGYYDTWLGATQNLMNGGKPDTVLDELAAPYEKYVSTRS, encoded by the coding sequence ATGAACAACCCGCGCACCCGCACCACCCTCCGCAGAAGGTCCCTCCTGCTGGCGGCTTCCGCCCTGACGCTGCTGGCCCCGCTGGCCGCCTGCGGCGGCTCCGGCACCGCCGAGGGCGACGGCAAGACCCTGCGCCTGTGGCACTACGAGCAGGAGGACGGCGCTCTGAGCAAGGCATGGGACGCGGCCATCGCCGAGTTCAAGCGGACCCACCCCGACGTGAAGGTCGTCTTCGAGCGGAAGACCTTCGAGCAGATCCAGCAGAACGCGGGCATGATCCTCAACTCCGACAAGGCGCCCGACGTCATGGAGTACAACAAGGGCAACGCCACCACCGGCCTGCTCGCCAAGCAGGGACTGCTCACCGACCTCACTCCCGTCGTCGAGGAACGCGGCTGGGACAAGAAGATGAGCGAAAGCGCCTCCGTCACCGCCCGCTACGACAAGGGCGAGATGGGCGGCGACAAGTGGTACGGCATACCCAACTACGGGGAATTCGTCCTCACCTACTACAACGACGACCTCTTCGAGAAGTACGACGTCGACAAGCCGACCGACTTCAAGAGCTTCGAAGCCGCACTGGCCAAGTTCAAGGCCGCCGGCATCACCCCGCTCGCCAACGCCGGCAACGACCACCCCGCCGGCCACTGGCTCTACCTGCTCGCCCTGTCCAAGGCGAACGACACCTGGGTCGACGACTACCAGCTCTACGCGGGCAAGGTCGACTTCCACGGCCCCGAGATGACCTACGCCGTCGACAAGTACCAGGAGTGGCTCGACAAGGGCTACTTCGACAAGAAGGACGTCGGCCTCAAGGGCAGCGACATGACCGAGCAGTTCGTCTCCCAGAAGCGGCCCATCATGGTCGGCGGCAACTGGTGGTTCGGCGGCCTGAGCACCGACATCGACACCTTCGAGTGGTCCACCGCCCCCTACCCGGGCAGCGAGAAGACCCTCGGCTCCGGGGGCAACCACTGGGTCATCCCCACCAAGGCGAAGAACAAGGAACTCGCCGAGGACTTCATCGACATCACCATGTCCGACAAGATCCAGAAGCTCATCGGTGAAGGCGGCAGCGTCCCCATCGCCGCCCAGGCGAACACCATCACCAACCCCAAGGCCAAGGAACTGATCACCGCCTTCGACTCCTACCAGTCGATCAACGGCCTGGCGTTCTACCCCGACTGGCCCGTCCCCGGCTACTACGACACCTGGCTGGGCGCCACCCAGAACCTGATGAACGGCGGCAAGCCCGACACCGTCCTCGACGAACTCGCCGCCCCGTACGAGAAGTACGTCTCCACCCGGTCCTAG
- a CDS encoding carbohydrate ABC transporter permease has translation MKTTRHRRSSGYAVFLAPGLLLSLLFLVVPLVMTFYYSLTTWQGIGTPAFTGIDNYTRLFQDADFWASFRNIAFVIIGIAVVPTLLGLFLAALLFDYIGKKHGDGIVSVFRSGLYLPQVVPVAVTGLMWGWILAPEGAVNSILDTLGLSSLQQNWLGDPDLALWVVLGVLVWMQLGYPLVLFLSGLQRIDPELYEAASLDGAGWWQRFTRITVPILRPEVYVVLVTTTIAGLKVFAQIFVLTGGGPGNSTLVPAYFAYQNFFERADVGYGSAISSTITLLVLIIAGTMLSRQAREDG, from the coding sequence GTGAAAACCACACGTCACCGGCGGTCCTCGGGGTACGCCGTCTTCCTCGCCCCCGGCCTGCTGCTCAGTCTGCTCTTCCTCGTCGTCCCGCTGGTGATGACCTTCTACTACAGCCTCACCACCTGGCAGGGCATCGGCACCCCCGCCTTCACCGGAATCGACAACTACACCCGCCTCTTCCAGGACGCCGACTTCTGGGCCTCCTTCCGCAACATCGCCTTCGTCATCATCGGCATCGCCGTCGTACCCACCCTGCTCGGCCTGTTCCTCGCCGCCCTGCTGTTCGACTACATCGGCAAGAAGCACGGTGACGGCATCGTGAGCGTCTTCCGCTCCGGCCTCTACCTTCCCCAGGTCGTCCCGGTCGCCGTCACCGGCCTGATGTGGGGCTGGATCCTCGCTCCCGAAGGCGCCGTCAACAGCATCCTCGACACCCTCGGCCTGTCCTCGCTCCAGCAGAACTGGCTCGGCGACCCCGATCTCGCCCTCTGGGTCGTCCTCGGCGTCCTCGTCTGGATGCAGCTCGGCTACCCCCTGGTGCTGTTCCTGTCCGGCCTCCAGCGCATCGACCCCGAACTCTACGAAGCCGCCTCCCTCGACGGCGCCGGCTGGTGGCAGCGCTTCACCCGCATCACCGTGCCCATCCTGCGGCCCGAGGTCTACGTCGTCCTGGTCACCACCACCATCGCCGGCCTGAAGGTCTTCGCCCAGATCTTCGTCCTCACCGGCGGCGGACCCGGCAACTCCACCCTCGTCCCCGCGTACTTCGCCTACCAGAACTTCTTCGAACGCGCCGACGTCGGCTACGGCTCCGCCATCTCCAGCACCATCACCCTCCTGGTGCTGATCATCGCCGGAACCATGCTCAGCCGCCAGGCCCGCGAGGACGGATGA
- a CDS encoding carbohydrate ABC transporter permease, with amino-acid sequence MTMITRNTHDTDTPHTAREAAPPSHAAPKEHARNRTTHGRGPGSYAVITAVTLFVLVFLAPFAIILVNSFKTSADYRANGSLSWPEQWNWDIIGDVWERVDFTQKLLNSIQISLGVVVIAVLVALFNAYAIGIGRIRWRTAFLVFFLGVNVLPQEGLVYPIYYLFKETGLYDGKLGYTILVGITYSAFGTYLLSSVFSTFPKELIEAASLDGAGRWTILWRIVLPMSWPTLSVMCVFFFVWSWNEFLYPLVLLISNDNQTVPLGLSVTQGQYTSDPTALSAAALLGVIPMIAFFLVFQRTLTRGLTAGAVK; translated from the coding sequence ATGACCATGATCACCCGCAACACCCACGACACCGACACCCCGCACACCGCCCGCGAAGCCGCACCGCCCAGCCACGCCGCACCGAAAGAACACGCAAGGAATCGGACCACCCACGGACGAGGACCAGGCTCCTACGCCGTCATCACAGCGGTCACCCTCTTCGTCCTCGTCTTCCTCGCCCCCTTCGCGATCATCCTGGTCAACTCTTTCAAGACCAGCGCCGACTACCGCGCCAACGGCTCCCTGTCCTGGCCCGAGCAGTGGAACTGGGACATCATCGGCGACGTCTGGGAACGCGTCGACTTCACCCAGAAACTGCTCAACAGCATCCAGATCAGCCTCGGTGTCGTCGTCATCGCCGTCCTCGTGGCCCTCTTCAACGCCTACGCCATCGGTATCGGCCGCATCCGCTGGCGCACGGCCTTCCTGGTCTTCTTCCTCGGCGTGAACGTCCTGCCACAAGAAGGACTCGTCTACCCCATCTACTACCTGTTCAAGGAGACGGGCCTCTACGACGGCAAACTCGGCTACACCATCCTCGTCGGCATCACCTACAGCGCCTTCGGCACCTACCTGCTCTCCTCCGTCTTCAGCACGTTCCCCAAGGAACTCATCGAAGCCGCTTCCCTCGACGGCGCCGGCCGCTGGACCATCCTGTGGAGGATCGTGCTCCCGATGAGCTGGCCCACGCTCTCGGTGATGTGCGTCTTCTTCTTCGTGTGGAGCTGGAACGAGTTCCTCTACCCCCTGGTCCTGCTCATCTCCAACGACAACCAGACCGTCCCCCTCGGCCTGTCCGTCACGCAAGGCCAGTACACCAGCGACCCCACCGCACTCAGCGCCGCCGCCCTCCTCGGCGTCATCCCGATGATCGCGTTCTTCCTCGTCTTCCAGCGCACCCTCACCCGCGGCCTCACCGCAGGCGCCGTCAAGTAA
- a CDS encoding LLM class flavin-dependent oxidoreductase, with translation MTQVNGAIGVLLPRDIPSTDMVAFAREADAHGFDELWAVEDLEYRGGLAQAATVLAHTRRIRVGIGLLPAAARNVAFTAMEVATLAQLHPGRIDIAVGHGMPDWMRRAGAWPRSPLTLLREYIDALRTLLAGDPVDANGRYVRLDGLRLHPSAVPEQAPDVFAGVRSARSLAVSGETADGTLLAEPVTPPYVHQVLRSINPRRPHRLTAYNIAVVDEDPRTALASARPALESLGDADWKPHIAPLGFHDELTELRRTSTDAHAFAQALPDTWVEQLALAGTAEHVRTRLGDLFTSGVTSAVLIPTGPDYRASLAALATVLRAR, from the coding sequence ATGACTCAGGTGAACGGCGCGATCGGCGTCCTTCTGCCCCGTGACATCCCGTCGACCGACATGGTCGCGTTCGCCCGCGAGGCGGACGCCCACGGCTTCGACGAGCTGTGGGCCGTCGAGGACCTCGAATACCGCGGAGGACTCGCCCAGGCCGCCACCGTGCTGGCCCACACCCGGCGCATCCGCGTCGGCATCGGACTGCTCCCCGCCGCGGCCCGCAACGTCGCCTTCACCGCCATGGAAGTGGCCACGCTCGCCCAGCTGCACCCAGGCCGCATCGACATCGCCGTAGGTCACGGTATGCCCGACTGGATGCGCAGGGCGGGTGCCTGGCCGCGCAGCCCGTTGACACTGCTGCGCGAATACATCGACGCCCTCAGAACACTCCTGGCGGGCGATCCCGTCGACGCGAACGGCCGTTACGTCCGCCTCGACGGACTGCGCCTGCACCCCTCGGCTGTCCCCGAGCAGGCCCCGGACGTCTTCGCCGGGGTCCGCAGTGCCAGATCGCTCGCCGTCTCCGGTGAAACGGCCGACGGTACCCTGCTTGCCGAGCCGGTCACACCCCCGTATGTGCACCAGGTTCTGCGCAGCATCAATCCCCGGCGTCCTCACCGGCTCACCGCCTACAACATCGCCGTGGTCGACGAGGACCCCCGCACCGCCCTCGCCAGTGCACGACCCGCCCTGGAAAGCCTGGGCGATGCCGACTGGAAACCCCACATCGCACCGCTCGGATTCCACGACGAGCTCACCGAACTGCGCCGGACCAGCACCGACGCCCATGCCTTCGCCCAGGCCCTGCCCGACACGTGGGTCGAGCAACTCGCGCTGGCCGGCACGGCCGAACACGTCCGGACCCGCCTCGGCGATCTCTTCACCTCCGGCGTCACCAGCGCCGTACTCATACCCACCGGACCCGACTACCGGGCCTCTCTTGCCGCGCTGGCGACGGTGCTCCGAGCTCGGTGA
- a CDS encoding tryptophan 2,3-dioxygenase family protein: METPYACYLRLSVLLDLQRPRTPDEQPTQWADEHFFITVHQSAEVLVSHALVELARASEDAQAGKDARAAAALHRVTALLDVLEHHLALLDHLEPDSFAAFRPLLDNASGAQSHQFADLFHRIAAADVLGPPTDSLPARQPLATAALQALRAAVIRWQIRHLLLVERMIGDQPGTGGTSGLAHLRAQIDLPPRERPARPGDVS, translated from the coding sequence ATGGAGACGCCTTACGCCTGCTACCTGCGACTTTCCGTACTCCTCGACCTGCAGCGGCCCCGCACCCCGGACGAGCAGCCCACGCAGTGGGCGGACGAGCACTTCTTCATCACCGTGCACCAGTCCGCCGAAGTCCTCGTCAGCCACGCCCTGGTGGAACTGGCTCGGGCCTCCGAGGACGCGCAAGCGGGCAAGGACGCCCGAGCCGCCGCGGCCCTGCACCGGGTCACCGCGCTCCTGGACGTCCTCGAACACCACCTGGCACTGCTGGACCACCTCGAACCCGACAGCTTCGCCGCCTTCCGCCCCCTGCTCGACAACGCCAGCGGAGCCCAGTCACACCAGTTCGCCGATCTGTTCCACCGCATCGCCGCAGCGGACGTCCTCGGCCCGCCGACCGACTCCCTTCCGGCTCGGCAGCCGCTCGCAACAGCCGCGCTGCAGGCTCTGCGGGCGGCCGTCATCCGCTGGCAGATCCGGCACCTGCTCCTGGTCGAAAGGATGATCGGCGACCAGCCCGGCACAGGTGGAACCTCGGGGCTGGCCCATCTGCGCGCCCAGATCGACCTGCCGCCCCGCGAACGACCAGCGCGCCCGGGGGACGTCTCCTGA